In the Flavobacterium pallidum genome, one interval contains:
- the hutH gene encoding histidine ammonia-lyase, with translation MDNTHYISSDILTFEQINDIIIQHKTVALSEEAKVNIQKCRDYLDNKMQMHDDPIYGINTGFGSLYNIKISKENLSKLQENLVKSHACGIGDEVPQPIVKLMLLLKIQSLSYGNSGVQLITVERLVDFYNNDILPVIYTQGSLGASGDLAPLAHLSLPLLGLGEVCFGHKKLPAMDVLTHFGWKPIELQSKEGLALLNGTQFMSAYGVYVLLKACKYSYLADLIGSVSLEGFDGRIEPFNELIHYIRPHKGQVVTARRVTEFLEGSQIISQHKQHVQDPYSFRCMPQVHGASKDAIDYVKKVFKTEVNSVTDNPNIFWERDTIISGGNFHGQPLALALDFIAIALSELGSISERRTYQLISGLRMLPAFLVENPGLNSGFMIPQYTAASIASQNKQLSTPASVDSIVSSNGQEDHVSMGANAAVKALKVMENLERILAIELMNASQAIHFREPLKSSTFIESFLKSYREDVPLVGEDRILHYDIAKTVEFLNSFQIEEDLFN, from the coding sequence ATGGACAATACCCACTATATCAGTTCGGATATACTGACCTTCGAACAAATCAACGACATTATCATACAGCATAAAACGGTAGCACTTTCAGAAGAAGCGAAAGTGAATATCCAGAAATGCCGGGATTACCTCGACAACAAAATGCAAATGCATGACGACCCGATTTACGGCATCAACACCGGTTTCGGGTCGCTTTATAATATTAAGATATCAAAGGAAAACCTTTCCAAACTTCAGGAAAACCTGGTCAAGTCGCATGCGTGCGGCATCGGTGATGAAGTGCCGCAGCCCATCGTAAAACTGATGTTGTTGCTGAAAATCCAATCGTTAAGCTACGGAAATTCAGGCGTGCAGCTGATTACGGTCGAAAGGCTGGTTGATTTCTATAATAATGATATCCTTCCTGTAATCTATACACAAGGTTCGCTTGGCGCTTCTGGCGATCTGGCACCTTTGGCCCATTTATCGTTGCCATTGCTGGGATTGGGAGAAGTTTGTTTCGGGCATAAGAAATTACCGGCGATGGATGTATTGACCCATTTTGGCTGGAAACCGATCGAGTTGCAGTCGAAAGAAGGCCTGGCCTTGCTGAACGGAACACAGTTTATGAGCGCTTATGGCGTGTATGTATTGCTGAAAGCCTGTAAATACTCATACCTGGCAGATTTGATAGGGTCGGTTTCGTTAGAAGGATTTGACGGCAGGATCGAGCCTTTCAACGAATTGATCCATTACATCAGGCCACATAAAGGACAGGTTGTAACGGCGCGCCGCGTGACCGAATTCCTTGAAGGAAGCCAGATTATTTCCCAACATAAGCAGCATGTACAGGATCCGTATTCCTTCCGTTGCATGCCGCAGGTGCATGGCGCTTCAAAGGATGCCATCGATTATGTGAAGAAAGTTTTCAAGACCGAAGTGAATTCTGTAACCGATAACCCGAATATTTTCTGGGAAAGAGATACCATCATTTCCGGCGGGAATTTCCACGGGCAGCCATTGGCGCTGGCCTTGGATTTTATCGCCATCGCGCTGTCAGAACTGGGCAGTATTTCCGAAAGGCGTACTTACCAATTGATTTCCGGATTGCGTATGCTTCCGGCATTTTTGGTTGAAAATCCGGGGCTGAATTCCGGTTTCATGATTCCGCAGTATACTGCAGCAAGCATCGCCAGCCAGAACAAACAACTTTCTACCCCGGCAAGCGTCGACAGTATTGTTTCCTCGAACGGGCAGGAAGACCACGTGAGTATGGGCGCGAATGCTGCGGTTAAAGCACTCAAAGTGATGGAAAACCTCGAAAGGATTCTGGCGATAGAATTGATGAATGCATCCCAGGCGATACATTTCCGCGAACCATTGAAATCAAGTACTTTTATTGAAAGCTTCCTGAAATCTTACAGGGAAGACGTGCCGTTGGTAGGCGAGGACCGCATTTTACATTATGATATTGCTAAAACGGTGGAGTTTTTGAATAGTTTCCAGATTGAGGAAGATCTGTTTAATTAA
- a CDS encoding zinc ribbon domain-containing protein: protein MKITCSHCHAENDAGLKYCVTCGYALPVPEIQQQPITTKSEGKPKRTSKINMKTIIGIVIGTVFGTFISQYIFFPSVERQLSKAAEEVNQRAPVVIDQDLRLKSAEALPNRTFQYNYNLINLTRAEVKTDTVKKYLFPSVLQAVKTKPELKAFRDNDVTLIYNYMDKDDEFVIKYVITPDMYK, encoded by the coding sequence ATGAAAATTACCTGTTCCCATTGCCATGCTGAAAACGATGCCGGATTGAAGTATTGTGTTACTTGTGGGTACGCTTTGCCTGTGCCGGAAATTCAGCAGCAACCCATCACAACTAAAAGTGAAGGCAAACCAAAAAGGACCTCAAAAATAAATATGAAGACCATTATAGGAATTGTGATTGGCACCGTATTCGGTACTTTCATATCCCAATATATTTTCTTTCCATCGGTAGAGCGGCAATTGTCGAAAGCGGCCGAAGAAGTGAACCAGAGGGCACCCGTCGTTATCGACCAGGACCTCAGGTTGAAAAGCGCCGAGGCGTTGCCAAACCGGACTTTTCAATACAATTACAACCTCATAAACTTAACGCGTGCGGAAGTAAAGACCGACACGGTTAAAAAATACCTGTTCCCGTCCGTGTTGCAGGCGGTAAAGACAAAACCGGAGCTTAAGGCGTTCCGCGACAACGACGTGACACTGATCTACAATTATATGGATAAGGATGACGAGTTTGTCATTAAGTACGTCATTACCCCGGATATGTATAAATAA
- the yaaA gene encoding peroxide stress protein YaaA encodes MKIVISPAKSLDFESPLPTERHTKHAFMKQSRIVQSVVKKKKPAELMELMDISDNLAQLNWQRNKKWKTPFTPENARPAMYAFNGDVYQGLDAYTIPLEKLDNLQSSLRILSGLYGLLKPLDLIQPYRLEMGTQLPVGDNKNLYEFWKADLTKALNKELKKNELFINLASQEYFGAIDAKALKVPVITPEFMDFKDGKLKMISFFAKKARGMMVRYILDTDAKTVDDLKGFNYEGYQFDANLSKGNKLVFTR; translated from the coding sequence ATGAAAATCGTTATTTCCCCAGCAAAATCACTCGACTTCGAATCGCCGTTGCCCACCGAAAGGCATACGAAACACGCTTTTATGAAACAAAGCCGCATCGTGCAATCGGTGGTGAAAAAGAAAAAACCTGCGGAATTGATGGAATTGATGGACATTTCAGACAATCTTGCGCAACTCAACTGGCAGCGCAATAAAAAATGGAAAACGCCGTTCACGCCTGAAAATGCGCGCCCTGCGATGTATGCTTTTAATGGCGATGTGTACCAGGGATTGGATGCCTACACGATCCCGTTGGAAAAACTGGATAATTTGCAAAGCAGCCTACGCATCCTTTCAGGCTTGTATGGATTGCTGAAGCCTTTGGATTTAATCCAGCCTTACCGTTTGGAAATGGGCACGCAATTGCCCGTTGGTGATAACAAAAACCTGTATGAATTCTGGAAAGCCGATCTTACCAAAGCACTGAATAAGGAATTGAAAAAAAATGAATTGTTCATCAACCTCGCCAGCCAGGAATACTTTGGGGCGATTGATGCGAAAGCTTTGAAGGTTCCCGTAATTACGCCCGAGTTTATGGATTTTAAGGATGGTAAACTCAAGATGATCAGTTTTTTTGCAAAGAAAGCGCGCGGGATGATGGTGCGTTATATTTTGGATACGGATGCAAAGACCGTAGATGATTTGAAAGGCTTCAACTACGAAGGATATCAATTTGATGCGAATTTATCGAAGGGGAATAAGTTGGTTTTTACAAGGTAA
- a CDS encoding polysaccharide deacetylase family protein: MRLKQFPIVILLSLFHFLSYSQPHTKLWNGKKCAVVLTYDDALNIHLDKVIPALNAFNFKGTFYLIGSSPAVTNRIPEWRKAAAQGHELGNHTLNHPCDGTLPGRDWVGNENDLTRYTVARAVNEIRINNAFLKAIDGKNERTFAYPCGDFTIHDTLYYNQLKNDFVGARGVASGFLPAKNVDLTNISAFIEDGTTAAQMIAQVEEAEKANSFIVFLFHGVGGEHPMNISLEEHQKLLEYLKKREKDIWVTTMVEVAKYIRQSQQ; encoded by the coding sequence ATGAGATTGAAACAATTTCCTATTGTTATTTTACTATCATTATTTCATTTTCTCAGCTATTCCCAACCCCATACAAAGCTTTGGAACGGAAAGAAATGTGCGGTCGTCCTGACGTATGATGATGCGCTAAACATCCATCTCGACAAAGTGATTCCCGCATTGAACGCATTCAATTTTAAAGGCACTTTTTACCTCATCGGGTCATCCCCCGCAGTGACGAACCGGATTCCCGAATGGCGTAAAGCTGCCGCGCAAGGCCACGAATTGGGCAACCATACTTTAAACCATCCCTGTGATGGAACCTTACCCGGACGGGATTGGGTTGGAAATGAAAATGATTTAACACGATATACCGTCGCGCGTGCCGTAAATGAAATCCGAATCAACAACGCTTTCCTGAAAGCCATTGACGGGAAAAACGAAAGGACATTTGCCTACCCCTGCGGTGATTTCACCATTCATGATACGTTATATTATAATCAGCTGAAAAATGATTTCGTGGGCGCAAGAGGCGTGGCATCAGGATTTCTTCCTGCGAAAAATGTGGATTTGACCAACATCAGTGCGTTTATTGAAGACGGTACCACGGCCGCACAAATGATTGCACAGGTGGAAGAAGCTGAAAAAGCAAACTCATTCATAGTGTTCCTGTTTCACGGCGTGGGTGGCGAGCATCCGATGAACATCAGTTTAGAAGAGCACCAGAAATTACTGGAATACTTAAAGAAGCGGGAGAAAGATATCTGGGTAACCACGATGGTGGAGGTGGCGAAGTATATCAGGCAAAGCCAGCAATGA
- a CDS encoding HvfC/BufC N-terminal domain-containing protein, which yields MPKEKNDLPIKEIQHWMQSMLVNSVPVSTLGMTAEDVVCDSERLSASQHLSIYRHSYIARLRSCMQSQFKALSFALGEELFQAFADEYLDSNPSHSYTLNNLGEKFSEFLSRTRPDTEGEQESWPDFMIELAAFEFALSVIFDMKNNADENTANENTPDEWLSASPTLYLFEHQFPICSFYLDFNADRSPDLPFPQNTFCAVSRQNYRLGLFNIGFDQYSFLSSIKSGLSISEAKQKLLAEFNIENEKLENVWPIWRKNFIASGFIAINQH from the coding sequence ATGCCAAAAGAAAAAAACGATTTGCCAATCAAGGAAATCCAGCATTGGATGCAATCGATGTTGGTCAATTCGGTTCCGGTCAGTACATTAGGAATGACTGCCGAAGATGTGGTTTGCGATTCTGAAAGACTCAGCGCTTCACAGCATTTAAGTATCTACAGGCACAGTTATATTGCGAGGTTGCGCTCGTGTATGCAAAGCCAGTTCAAGGCTCTGTCGTTTGCACTTGGCGAAGAATTGTTTCAGGCTTTCGCCGATGAATACCTCGACAGCAATCCGTCGCACAGTTATACCTTGAACAATTTAGGTGAAAAATTTTCTGAATTTCTTTCCAGAACAAGGCCCGACACGGAAGGCGAACAGGAATCATGGCCGGATTTCATGATTGAACTTGCCGCATTTGAATTTGCCTTATCAGTAATTTTTGACATGAAGAATAACGCCGATGAAAACACAGCAAATGAAAATACGCCCGATGAATGGCTATCCGCATCACCAACCCTGTACCTTTTTGAACACCAGTTCCCTATTTGCAGTTTCTACCTTGATTTCAATGCGGACAGGTCCCCGGATCTGCCTTTTCCACAGAACACTTTTTGTGCGGTGTCCCGGCAAAATTACCGGCTTGGATTATTCAATATCGGCTTTGACCAATATTCCTTTTTAAGCAGTATAAAATCCGGCTTGTCCATTTCTGAAGCGAAACAAAAACTGCTTGCCGAATTCAACATCGAAAATGAAAAACTCGAAAATGTATGGCCCATCTGGCGGAAAAATTTTATCGCTTCCGGATTTATCGCAATCAATCAGCACTGA
- the bufB gene encoding MNIO family bufferin maturase, whose amino-acid sequence MKDNIKSAAAYSDMVKTLPNPGLGLGLRSTHFDYILEHRPEVDWFEIISENFMDSGGRPRHILRQLVERYPVVMHGVSLSIGSTDDLNFEYLSKLKSLAAEINPLWISDHLCWTGINMLNTHDLLPVVLNEASLKHIISRINQVQDFLERPLILENPSTYLTFKQSTIAEYDFLRYMTEETGCGLLLDVNNVYVSSFNNDFDPMHYIKQLPHDRIVQMHIAGHQHCGDYIIDTHDRKVTDTVWELFSLAWQLTGGTATLLEWDGNIPDFETCHKELMKSKQFMNGFSTQFNAVPNHNPADSVISNPVDFLVSEMKF is encoded by the coding sequence ATGAAAGACAACATAAAATCAGCAGCAGCATACAGCGATATGGTCAAAACCTTGCCAAATCCCGGTTTAGGCTTGGGCTTACGCAGCACCCATTTCGATTACATACTTGAGCATCGCCCTGAAGTCGATTGGTTTGAAATCATTTCAGAGAATTTTATGGATTCAGGCGGGCGGCCGCGCCATATCTTAAGACAGTTGGTTGAGCGATATCCTGTAGTAATGCACGGGGTGTCGCTTTCTATTGGCAGCACCGATGATCTGAACTTCGAATACCTTTCAAAACTCAAGTCGCTTGCCGCAGAAATCAATCCGTTATGGATCAGCGACCATCTTTGCTGGACGGGAATCAACATGCTCAATACCCACGATTTACTCCCGGTAGTTTTAAATGAAGCGTCGCTGAAACACATCATCAGCCGGATCAATCAGGTACAGGATTTCCTGGAAAGGCCTTTAATCCTTGAAAACCCCAGCACATACCTCACTTTTAAGCAATCCACCATTGCCGAATACGACTTCCTGCGCTACATGACGGAAGAAACCGGCTGTGGCTTGCTGCTTGACGTGAATAATGTATATGTGTCCTCATTCAACAACGATTTTGATCCGATGCATTACATTAAGCAATTGCCCCACGACCGCATTGTCCAGATGCATATTGCCGGGCACCAGCATTGCGGCGATTACATTATTGATACCCACGACAGGAAGGTCACCGATACGGTTTGGGAATTGTTTTCGCTCGCATGGCAGCTCACAGGCGGCACCGCAACATTACTGGAATGGGATGGCAATATTCCTGACTTCGAAACCTGTCACAAGGAGTTGATGAAGTCGAAACAATTCATGAATGGATTCAGCACGCAGTTCAACGCGGTTCCAAATCACAATCCTGCCGATTCGGTGATCTCAAATCCCGTAGATTTCCTCGTCAGCGAAATGAAATTTTAA
- a CDS encoding ferritin-like domain-containing protein, producing MIHQQFFGEKAEKVTPENLGEAVQQAIEIEISTIPTYLFTYYSINRAPNQQAMINSLTNALLKIDKEPRYTFEEAGEIALNLSADIMVFANKAGAIIMSVAIEEMLHMALSSNIKQALAGQPILYGRSPATWPCDLPGHKPALKINASKLTMAQLETFLNIEKPMKPKQKALKAARNFIPYPTIGEFYDMVIDCLDKNPGLRYNTRAPQLVPEKGFYAQNNIDTIYYDRNHKPVFTNENEGGDLICVKDRDSAVAAINLIVEQGEGQIIPDAPYLDKDNNLDFLALLKYKFKPQPGKEVSHFEKFAEIYQSYYAMEKQYDALGITDIHFSDLFVMNIRSNPATTDYPAHIAPVSDLINGVYTYIFVMIEECYRKSGSTQYETFMFGIHKSMIFILNSLCGDIMKLKYKHDGNEYYASATFENYNFSPVARPKAQLQALYTAAVAVYPAISYLGVRINDLPDVDLK from the coding sequence ATGATACACCAACAATTTTTCGGCGAGAAGGCGGAAAAGGTAACTCCGGAGAATCTCGGCGAAGCGGTACAGCAAGCCATCGAGATTGAGATCTCGACCATCCCGACCTACCTTTTCACCTACTACTCCATCAACAGGGCACCCAACCAGCAGGCGATGATCAATTCACTGACCAATGCGCTGCTTAAGATCGACAAGGAACCCCGCTACACTTTTGAAGAAGCAGGCGAAATCGCTTTAAACCTTTCGGCAGATATTATGGTGTTTGCCAACAAGGCCGGGGCGATCATCATGAGCGTTGCCATTGAGGAAATGCTGCACATGGCGCTTTCCTCGAACATCAAGCAGGCGCTCGCCGGACAGCCCATCCTTTACGGACGCTCACCCGCAACCTGGCCTTGCGACCTTCCCGGACACAAACCGGCTTTGAAGATCAATGCTTCCAAACTTACGATGGCTCAGCTTGAAACCTTCCTGAATATCGAAAAACCGATGAAACCGAAGCAGAAAGCCTTAAAGGCAGCGCGCAATTTCATCCCGTATCCGACCATCGGGGAATTTTACGACATGGTAATCGACTGCCTCGACAAGAATCCTGGGCTTCGCTACAACACCCGCGCACCGCAGCTGGTCCCTGAAAAAGGATTTTACGCCCAGAACAATATCGACACCATATACTATGACAGGAACCATAAGCCGGTATTCACTAATGAAAATGAAGGCGGCGACCTGATTTGCGTCAAAGACAGGGATTCGGCAGTCGCAGCCATCAACCTGATTGTCGAACAGGGCGAAGGGCAGATCATTCCTGATGCGCCGTATTTAGACAAAGACAACAACCTCGACTTTCTGGCCTTGCTGAAATACAAATTCAAGCCGCAACCAGGCAAAGAAGTCTCCCATTTTGAAAAATTCGCTGAAATCTACCAGTCGTATTATGCGATGGAAAAACAATATGACGCACTCGGCATTACCGACATCCACTTCAGTGACCTGTTTGTCATGAACATCCGCAGCAATCCTGCCACCACGGATTATCCTGCGCATATCGCTCCGGTGTCCGATCTGATCAATGGCGTGTACACCTATATCTTCGTAATGATCGAAGAATGTTACCGCAAGTCTGGCAGCACCCAATATGAAACCTTCATGTTCGGCATCCACAAGTCCATGATCTTTATCCTGAATTCGCTTTGCGGTGACATCATGAAACTGAAATACAAGCACGATGGTAACGAGTATTATGCTTCTGCTACTTTTGAAAACTACAATTTCAGTCCCGTTGCCAGGCCAAAAGCGCAATTACAGGCATTGTACACAGCGGCTGTAGCGGTATATCCGGCCATTTCCTACCTCGGAGTCAGGATCAATGACCTCCCGGACGTGGACTTAAAATAA
- a CDS encoding DUF983 domain-containing protein — protein sequence MCTKGTKLYSIATGTCPKCQAGKMYTHKNPYNLTKMLTMHEHCSHCGFQFMIEPNFFFGAMYVSYGLAVMAGLFTFLITHYGFHAGVDVSFISILTALLVLLPLITRLSRSIYINIFVNYEKALSA from the coding sequence ATGTGTACCAAAGGAACAAAACTATACAGCATCGCCACCGGAACCTGCCCAAAATGCCAGGCCGGCAAAATGTACACCCATAAAAACCCGTATAATCTCACCAAAATGCTCACCATGCACGAGCATTGCAGCCACTGCGGTTTCCAGTTCATGATTGAACCGAATTTTTTCTTCGGCGCGATGTACGTCAGCTACGGACTTGCAGTCATGGCGGGGCTTTTCACCTTTTTAATCACGCATTACGGCTTCCACGCAGGAGTTGACGTGTCTTTTATCTCCATACTCACCGCCTTGTTAGTACTCTTACCCCTGATCACACGCCTTTCCCGGAGCATCTACATCAACATCTTTGTAAACTATGAAAAGGCACTCAGCGCCTAA
- a CDS encoding helix-turn-helix domain-containing protein — protein sequence MNEIAVLNINQFRKADTEEHFYANTLANHLVTSHKHIEKPHKHDFYAVILFTKGTGQHHIDFRTFEVHAGSLFLMAPGQTHSWSLSAEADGFIFFHTKAFYDLHFTKGMDGFTFFSPLRNRCELVLEGAAFDEAKHRFARILAEFCGNAFKRDAFMLSIVSQIYIDFERAAADDMQPDVGQHVYYGKFHDFEKLVERHFLTEKSAEGYARMMHMTAKHLNRINKAVVGKTTTDIIADRVMLEAKRMLMYSRKNLSEIAYDLGFEDYGYFSKVFKRRVGVGVREFQSQSQSQSQSQS from the coding sequence ATGAATGAAATCGCGGTACTCAACATCAATCAGTTCCGGAAGGCGGATACTGAGGAACATTTTTACGCCAATACGCTGGCAAACCATCTGGTGACAAGCCATAAGCATATTGAGAAGCCTCATAAGCATGATTTCTATGCGGTGATATTGTTTACCAAAGGCACGGGGCAGCATCATATCGATTTCAGGACATTTGAAGTGCATGCGGGTAGTCTTTTCCTGATGGCACCGGGGCAGACCCACAGCTGGTCCCTTTCTGCGGAAGCGGATGGATTCATATTTTTCCATACCAAGGCATTTTATGATTTGCATTTCACGAAAGGCATGGATGGTTTTACGTTCTTCTCGCCGTTGCGGAACCGGTGTGAGTTGGTGTTGGAAGGAGCGGCATTTGACGAGGCCAAGCACAGGTTTGCCAGAATTTTAGCGGAATTTTGCGGCAATGCGTTCAAGCGCGATGCGTTTATGCTCAGTATCGTGAGCCAGATTTATATTGATTTTGAGCGCGCTGCCGCAGATGATATGCAGCCGGACGTGGGGCAGCATGTATATTACGGTAAGTTTCACGACTTTGAAAAACTCGTGGAGCGGCACTTCCTTACCGAGAAATCGGCGGAAGGCTATGCAAGGATGATGCATATGACGGCGAAACACCTGAACCGCATCAACAAAGCGGTGGTGGGGAAGACGACCACCGACATTATTGCCGACCGTGTAATGCTGGAAGCGAAACGGATGCTGATGTATTCCCGGAAAAACCTCAGTGAGATTGCGTATGACCTGGGATTTGAGGATTATGGGTATTTTTCGAAGGTGTTTAAACGAAGGGTTGGTGTTGGGGTGAGGGAGTTTCAGTCTCAGTCGCAGTCACAGTCGCAGTCACAGTCATAG
- a CDS encoding response regulator, protein MYIYKKKMNKGGPIIIIEDDIDDQEMLSEVFSDLSFKNEIIFFADGEKALEYLTDTSIEPFIIFSDINMPKLNGMELREKIHQNEDLRIKSIPYLFFSTSAEQQSVVDAYSKSVQGFFVKPTNYQEIKDTIKTIVDYWNKCVSPNYVK, encoded by the coding sequence ATGTACATTTACAAAAAAAAGATGAATAAGGGTGGACCCATAATTATCATTGAAGATGATATTGACGATCAGGAAATGTTAAGCGAAGTATTTTCTGATTTAAGCTTCAAGAATGAAATCATTTTTTTTGCTGACGGTGAAAAGGCGCTGGAGTATTTGACAGATACCTCTATTGAGCCATTTATAATTTTTTCAGATATTAACATGCCAAAACTGAATGGGATGGAATTGCGTGAAAAAATCCACCAAAATGAAGATTTAAGGATTAAATCCATTCCATATTTATTTTTCTCTACCAGTGCAGAGCAACAGAGCGTTGTAGACGCATATTCAAAATCAGTTCAGGGATTTTTTGTTAAACCGACAAACTATCAGGAAATAAAAGATACCATCAAAACAATAGTTGATTATTGGAACAAATGTGTTTCACCAAACTATGTTAAGTAA
- a CDS encoding DUF3667 domain-containing protein, which translates to MTSTNCLNCEKELTDKFCAGCGQKADTHRISFQHFIFHDLLHGTFHIDKGMLFTARQSLTRPGKAALDYISGKRIRYYNVFYLVLITLGLLLFVRHFYDELLISQIGEAAPDPTDQTEANKALDQIYTQRSKILIFLFVPLSALNSFILFRRKRLNLSEHAIIAGMVLLGMLLISMAGHLIYYINLVIPFSGGFATVIDISVVVLTMIYLGYAYINAFRADYSGFAMGCRIALMYLLMCVEVVLLLAFLIGLVSHWTYQGTFNLNPMG; encoded by the coding sequence ATGACAAGTACAAACTGCCTCAACTGTGAAAAGGAATTAACAGATAAATTTTGTGCCGGCTGCGGGCAGAAAGCCGATACACACCGGATTTCTTTCCAGCATTTTATTTTCCATGACCTGCTTCACGGCACATTCCATATTGATAAAGGGATGCTGTTTACAGCCAGGCAGTCTTTGACGCGTCCGGGTAAGGCTGCGCTGGATTATATTTCCGGGAAGCGGATACGGTATTACAATGTATTTTACCTGGTGTTGATTACGCTGGGGCTTTTGCTGTTCGTACGACATTTTTATGATGAGCTTCTGATCAGCCAGATAGGGGAAGCTGCACCGGACCCTACTGACCAGACCGAAGCCAATAAGGCGCTGGACCAGATTTATACCCAAAGGAGTAAAATCCTGATCTTCCTTTTCGTGCCGTTGTCGGCATTGAATAGCTTTATATTGTTCCGAAGGAAAAGACTGAACCTGAGCGAGCACGCCATTATCGCAGGGATGGTGTTGTTAGGCATGCTGCTGATTTCGATGGCCGGGCATCTTATTTATTATATTAACCTCGTGATTCCTTTTAGCGGAGGCTTCGCTACGGTGATCGACATTTCAGTCGTGGTCCTTACGATGATTTATTTGGGGTATGCTTATATAAATGCTTTTCGCGCCGATTATTCCGGTTTCGCAATGGGTTGCAGGATTGCATTGATGTATCTGCTCATGTGCGTCGAGGTGGTGTTGCTTTTGGCATTCCTGATCGGATTGGTATCGCATTGGACCTATCAGGGTACGTTTAATTTAAATCCCATGGGTTAG
- a CDS encoding serine hydrolase domain-containing protein: MNYTNWYRISMLFILAVALSSCKLGRFVVYNFADIKDYKKFPSRALVSHENKFMFDSTAHGTYPKSIKVSNKKDSVSLDWLLEHHSTVAFLIIKNDTIQYEKYFKGYNKESIIPSFSMAKSVTSILIGCAIDDGLIKSVDEPVKHYLPELEKNGFGKVTIKHLLQMTSALDFSESYFNPFSEAASFYYGRNLKREVSKLKLKGEPGQKFDYVSGNTQLLGAVLESALKGKTVTQYFQEKLWTPLEMEYDGSWSIDKKNHGTEKAFCCINARARDFAKIGRLYLNKGNWNGKQIVSRKWVEESIKADATEGGADYYKYQWWLPSANGDFMAEGILGQYIYVNPSKKMIIVRMGKDGGGVNWSDFFMALANRSDK, from the coding sequence ATGAATTATACAAATTGGTACAGGATAAGCATGCTCTTTATCCTTGCGGTCGCATTGTCATCGTGTAAACTGGGTCGGTTTGTGGTTTACAATTTCGCTGATATCAAAGATTATAAGAAGTTCCCGTCGCGGGCTTTGGTGAGCCATGAGAATAAGTTCATGTTCGATTCGACTGCCCACGGAACCTATCCGAAGTCGATAAAAGTGAGTAATAAAAAAGACTCTGTTTCTTTAGACTGGCTTTTGGAACACCACAGCACGGTGGCATTTTTAATCATCAAAAACGACACGATACAATATGAGAAGTATTTTAAGGGATACAACAAGGAAAGCATCATTCCTTCATTTTCGATGGCCAAATCAGTGACATCGATCCTGATCGGCTGTGCGATTGATGACGGATTGATCAAGTCGGTTGATGAACCCGTGAAACATTACCTTCCGGAACTGGAGAAGAACGGTTTTGGGAAAGTGACTATTAAGCATTTGCTGCAAATGACTTCGGCATTGGATTTTAGTGAGAGTTATTTCAATCCATTCAGTGAAGCGGCCTCATTTTATTACGGCAGGAATTTAAAACGGGAGGTTTCGAAATTGAAACTGAAAGGCGAGCCGGGTCAAAAATTTGACTATGTGAGCGGCAATACGCAGCTTTTGGGAGCCGTTCTGGAAAGCGCGCTGAAGGGAAAAACCGTCACCCAATATTTCCAGGAAAAATTATGGACGCCGCTCGAAATGGAGTATGACGGGTCGTGGAGTATTGATAAAAAGAATCATGGCACGGAAAAGGCTTTTTGCTGTATCAATGCGCGGGCGCGGGATTTTGCTAAAATCGGGCGGCTCTACCTGAATAAAGGCAACTGGAACGGAAAGCAAATCGTGTCCCGGAAATGGGTAGAGGAATCGATAAAAGCAGATGCCACCGAAGGCGGTGCGGATTATTACAAATACCAATGGTGGCTTCCCTCTGCGAATGGGGATTTCATGGCTGAAGGGATCCTTGGGCAATACATTTATGTAAACCCGTCAAAGAAGATGATCATTGTGAGGATGGGTAAAGATGGCGGCGGGGTGAATTGGTCCGATTTCTTTATGGCGTTGGCGAATCGTTCGGATAAATAA